The Klebsiella quasivariicola region ACGAGGAATCAGTATGTATTTAAGACCCGATGAGGTGGCGCGTGTTCTTGAAAAAGCCGGCTTCACCATGGATGTTGTGACGCAAAAAGCGTACGGCTATCGCCGCGGCGATAATTATGTTTATGTGAACCGCGAAGCGCGCATGGGGCGAACAGCGTTAGTTATTCATCCGGCGTTAAAAGAGCGTAGCAATATGTTGGCCGAACCGGCCTCCGATATCAAAACTTGCGACCATTATGAACAATTTCCGCTGTATTTAGCCGGAGACGCGCAGCAGCATTATGGTATTCCGCATGGGTTTAGCTCACGTATGGCGCTTGAGCGTTTTCTGAATGGACTATTTGGCGAAGCCCAGCCGGCCATGTCGACGAATTAATTAGGCAAGGGATGAGTCAGGCGGAGCGG contains the following coding sequences:
- a CDS encoding DUF2002 family protein, whose translation is MYLRPDEVARVLEKAGFTMDVVTQKAYGYRRGDNYVYVNREARMGRTALVIHPALKERSNMLAEPASDIKTCDHYEQFPLYLAGDAQQHYGIPHGFSSRMALERFLNGLFGEAQPAMSTN